The Nocardioides sp. S5 genome includes a window with the following:
- a CDS encoding VanW family protein translates to MTTAPTGPLPLPARLTAPPRLTQRHPWLLPVAKLAHRTRRRTQWVRDGWSGRVAWAARRDTVDLPVRVKQHGSLLLRELAPDQMRLQHSKVTNLRLAAQRLDGIVIGPGETFSFNRVVGNCTRRKGYVDGMRLADGLAEAGVGGGICQLANLVHWMVLHSPLTVVERSEHSFDPFPDTGRVLPWGVGCSIVYNYVDLVVRNDTAHPFQLRAWVGDRYLHGQLRTDEPPVHSYAVEARGEQFLRRDDRVYRRNQIWRRVLDRRTGEQVGKELVKSNCALVVYEPGPDVEVIDLG, encoded by the coding sequence ATGACCACCGCGCCGACCGGGCCGTTGCCGCTGCCGGCCCGCCTCACCGCTCCTCCGCGCCTGACCCAGCGCCACCCGTGGCTGCTGCCCGTCGCGAAGCTCGCCCACCGCACTCGACGGCGTACGCAGTGGGTGCGGGACGGGTGGTCGGGCCGGGTGGCGTGGGCGGCCCGCCGCGACACCGTGGACCTCCCGGTTCGGGTGAAGCAGCACGGCTCACTGCTGCTGCGCGAGCTCGCGCCCGACCAGATGCGGCTCCAGCACAGCAAGGTGACCAACCTCCGCCTCGCCGCCCAGAGGCTGGACGGGATCGTGATCGGGCCCGGCGAGACCTTCTCCTTCAACCGCGTGGTGGGCAACTGCACCCGGCGCAAGGGCTACGTCGACGGGATGAGGCTGGCCGACGGCCTGGCCGAGGCCGGTGTCGGCGGCGGCATCTGCCAGCTGGCCAACCTCGTCCACTGGATGGTGCTGCACTCGCCGCTGACCGTCGTGGAGCGCTCCGAGCACTCCTTCGACCCCTTTCCCGACACCGGGCGGGTGCTGCCCTGGGGCGTGGGCTGCTCGATCGTCTACAACTACGTCGACCTGGTCGTGCGCAACGACACCGCGCACCCGTTCCAGCTGCGGGCCTGGGTCGGCGACCGCTACCTCCATGGCCAGCTGCGCACCGACGAGCCGCCCGTGCACTCCTACGCCGTGGAGGCGCGCGGCGAGCAGTTCCTGCGCCGCGACGACCGGGTCTACCGCCGCAACCAGATCTGGCGACGCGTCCTCGACCGACGCACCGGCGAGCAGGTCGGCAAGGAGCTGGTGAAGAGCAACTGCGCGCTCGTGGTCTACGAGCCCGGGCCGGACGTCGAGGTCATCGACCTCGGCTGA
- a CDS encoding amidohydrolase family protein, giving the protein MTAQRFRGPVLPDGEARDLYVVDGRITYEPQPGADTVAEGWIVPGLVDAHCHLGLDDFGATDDEATEQQALADRDGGALLIRDAGSAADTRWIHDRDDLPRLIRCGRHIAATRRYIRGYAHEVEPADLATYAAQEARNGDGWIKLVGDWISRDEGDLAPSFPAEAFAAAIDAAHAEGAKVTAHCFGHGVLPGLIEAGIDCIEHGTGLTEDLIDVMVEHGTRLVPTVMQLDKFPEHAAAGAEKFPAYASTMTDLYARMPGTIMAAHEAGVPIYAGSDGGGISRHGNIAGEVEALVRIGMSPHDALGAASWRAREWLGVDGLTEGASADFVVYDRDPRADLSVLRTPTAVVLRGVSRGR; this is encoded by the coding sequence ATGACTGCCCAGCGCTTCCGTGGCCCGGTCCTGCCCGACGGAGAGGCCCGCGACCTCTACGTCGTCGACGGTCGGATCACCTACGAGCCGCAGCCCGGCGCCGACACCGTGGCGGAGGGATGGATCGTGCCGGGCCTGGTCGACGCGCACTGCCACCTCGGGCTCGACGACTTCGGGGCGACCGACGACGAGGCCACCGAGCAGCAGGCGCTCGCCGACCGCGACGGGGGAGCGCTCCTCATCCGCGACGCGGGATCGGCTGCCGACACCCGTTGGATCCACGACCGCGACGACCTGCCCCGGCTGATCCGCTGCGGGCGCCACATCGCCGCGACGCGGCGCTACATCCGCGGCTACGCCCACGAGGTCGAGCCCGCCGACCTGGCGACGTACGCCGCGCAGGAGGCGCGCAACGGCGACGGCTGGATCAAGCTGGTCGGCGACTGGATCTCCCGCGACGAGGGCGACCTCGCCCCGTCGTTCCCCGCGGAGGCCTTCGCCGCTGCGATCGACGCCGCCCACGCCGAGGGGGCCAAGGTCACCGCCCACTGCTTCGGCCACGGCGTGCTGCCCGGTCTGATCGAGGCCGGCATCGACTGCATCGAGCACGGCACGGGCCTCACCGAGGACCTCATCGACGTCATGGTCGAGCACGGCACCAGGCTGGTGCCGACGGTCATGCAGCTCGACAAGTTCCCCGAGCACGCGGCGGCGGGTGCGGAGAAGTTCCCGGCCTACGCCTCGACGATGACCGACCTCTACGCCCGGATGCCCGGAACGATCATGGCCGCCCACGAGGCGGGCGTGCCGATCTACGCCGGCTCCGACGGGGGCGGGATCAGCCGCCACGGCAACATCGCGGGCGAGGTCGAGGCGCTCGTGCGCATCGGGATGTCGCCCCACGACGCCCTGGGGGCGGCGAGCTGGCGTGCCCGCGAGTGGCTCGGGGTCGACGGCCTGACCGAGGGCGCCTCCGCGGACTTCGTGGTCTACGACCGCGACCCGCGTGCGGACCTGTCGGTGCTGCGTACGCCGACCGCGGTGGTGCTGCGCGGCGTCAGCCGAGGTCGATGA